The DNA region GGAACATCGGGTAAAGTTGCGATGGCGCGTTGTACCAAATGCTGACAGGCTAGCGCACATAATGGCGTTTTCTCCGAAGGTTTCCAAACCATCGGATCGCCGCAGACTAATCCAATCATCGCATTCCATGCCCATACTGCCACCGGGAAATTAAAGGCAGTGATCGCTCCCACAGGGCCTAAAGGTAGCCATTGTTCCATTAAACGATGATCCGGGCGCTCGCTGGCAATTGTCAAGCCATATAACTGACGCGATAAACCTACTGCAAAATCGCAGATATCAATCCATTCTTGCACCTCCCCCAAGGCTTCCTGGGGAATCTTACCCGCTTCTAGGGTAATCAATTCGGCTAAAATAATTTTATGCTGCCTCACCTGTTCGGCGATGCGGCGAACAAGTTCTCCCCGCTGAGGTGCAGGTACAGTACGCCAGTGGCGAAACGCTTGGCTAGCGGCTTCCACGGCTTGATTGACTTGAGCAGGTGTGGCAAGCTGGATAGAAGCGATCGCACTCCCATCAATCGGCGAGACTACCTCTATTTTCTCACCTAAACCCATCTCCGCAGACTTGCCAATCCAAACTCCCGGTTGGGGTTGCTGAAGAGAATTAAAGCCTAATGCTTGTAGGTCTAACATCGTTATTGTTAGGGTATCCTTTTGAGGGCGATCGCTCCAAGTTTATGTCATCTGATGATAGCAAATCGCCCGTCTTCCAACCCAGTTTATCGAGTCGAGTAGTAATATTGCCCAAAACGGTTATTAATAAACGCTTCAAAGGGAATTTGTTCTTGTTTAATTATCCCCTTTTCGGGTAAATCTCCGCGAACGTGCAAATCGAGAACCGCACACAAAGAGGCGGCTGTGGTAATTTGAATGGAACCCCAATGTTCGCCGTAGAATTCGCCGTGATAAATCTTTCTGGCGTCGCTGACTTGAACGTATTGACCATTTTTCCAGCCGCTAACCGTCGCGCCAATGAGGACGACATCCTGTTGCGTAGTGGGAATCGCTTGCTCTAAAATATCCTTGAGGATCTCCCGGCGATCGCCTAAACCCAATTCCTGAATTAAAAACGACATCAGGTAGCGATGTCCTTTATGGCGAATTGTCTTATAACCCAGGTTCCTCACCTTCCCTTCTAGCGTATCTGCGAGGGTTCCCAACCCGCCAGAGGTATTAAACGCCTCATACTCCACCCCATCCAGGGAAAAATATTCTATCTCTTCTAACGGCATCACCTCCACCCGTCGTCCGTTGCGAATGGCATCGCAGGGGTTACAGTATTGGTTAATCAACCCCTCTGTAGACCAAGTGAGGTTATACATCAACATATTAGACGGATACAGGGGTAAAGCCCCCACCCGCATTTTCACCTCCTCTAGCTTTTCAAAGCCGTGACAGAGGTGATAGGCGAGAATGCTGATGAAACCTGGCGCTAAACCGCATTGAGGTACAAACACTTGCTTGGCTGTCGCGTTTTGGGCGATCGCTCTGACTGCACTCGTCGTCGCCAAATCTTCGGTAACATCAAAATAGCTAATTCCTGCTTGCAAGGCGGCGCGCGCAATGCCAGGATTAACCCAATAGGGACAAGCTGAAACAACGCTTTGTTGTCCTTGGAGATATTTAACCAGCATTGCCTCATCGTTGACATCCAGCAATACCGTTTTGATGGGTAACGTTGCGGCTAACCGATCCAACGCCTCAGCATTGGTATCTCCCACACAAACGCTATAGTCTCCACTGTAATGCAAGAGTTTGGCGATCGTTGCCCCAATCTTACCCGCCCCTAGGATCGTTACGGAATGCATAAGTTGTCTCCTTTGGGTTAATTTTTAGTTTTAATTTAAAAATTCCCCCTATTGTGCCGGATCTATTCCGGACAAAAAGATAAGTTGCAAACATTTACACTTGTGGCGGGAGGTTCCGACAGGAGTTTTAAGCGCTAAAACAATCAACCTTGGGGTTTGTCATACTCCACCTGCCCGTAGTCTAGCTTAATAATCCGGTCGGCTAGGTGAAAGTAATGGTCATCGTGACTAATAACCAGGATAGCCTTACCGCGATCGCGCAATTTGCTCAATAACTCGGTGTAGAATAACTCCTTAAATACCGGGTCTTGATCGGCTGCCCATTCGTCAAATAGATAAATCGGGCGATCTTCCAGGTATGCTGTCAGTAGAGCTAACCGCTTGCGTTGACCTTGAGATAGCGCCGTTGTTGAAAGTCTCCCCGCTTCTAACCTCACCTTATGGTCTAAACGCAGTTGCTGGAGATAAGCCTGCGCCTGCGCCTCCAAATTTAGCGTATCTATCCCCAAAAACCGATCGAATAAATAGAAATCTGCGAAAATAGCCGAGAAATGCTGGCGATACCATTCCCGGTTTTCTGAAGTAATGCGTTTCCCGTCTAAATAAATCTCTCCGGCTTCGGGAATGTATAACCCAGTAATCAACTTTGCTAGGGTAGACTTACCGCTACCATTTCCCCCGACAATAAACACCAGTTCTCCCGGTTGTAACTTTAAATCTACCGGGCCGAGGGTAAAATGGCTGTCCTCGCTTTCCCCCCGATAGCGATGCGTCACCCCTTGTAAAGATAACGCTTGCCAAGTGTAATGAATATCAGTGGGAACCGAAACCTGTTCGGCGGAGTTGGCTAGCGATAACCCTAAAGACTGAATTTTCTCTAACGCAATACTAGCGCGGCTGAGAATCGGCAGTTGATTGACTAGCCGTTCCATCGGTAACATCAAATAGGTAAACGTGAGAACATATCCCGATAGCGTTTCCGCTGGCAGTTGCATAAACTGGGGTAAAGCAAACAACACAAACCCCACCGCAAAGAAGAAGATGAGTTTTCCCCAACTCGAAGTTACGGCGAATAGGGTTAAGCCATCAACGCTATAACGGCGAAACCTCCCGGCGGTGGGTTGTAAGTCTTCTTGTAAAAAGGCTTGTCTGCGCCAATAATGCAGCTTCAGTTCCTTGGTTCCTTCGGTGACGGTGCGAAAATTAGCGAATAAAATATCCTGCTGTTCCCTCGCCTTGGCTAACAGCCGCTTTCCCCGCCTCAACAACCAGCGACAGCTACCTAAAGCCACCACCGTCAGCAGACAAACCAGCACAAACACTCGAAACGATAGCCAGTTAATATAAGCCAAACAACCCGCAACCGTGGCTAAGTCAATGCAGAGAAAGGGAACCAGCCGAACTGCATCCGTTACCGCCTGTACGTCATCGGTTAGCGTCGCCATCAGTCGCGGTATCCCTAACCCTTCCAAGTGAGTCAACTCAGAACCCAGTATTTGCTGACAGAGGGTGAGGCGCAATTGAAAAATGGCCTGCTGCGCTAACCGAATTAGCGTCATTTGCGAGATGATACTGGTGATTAAAGCAATAAACGCAATGCCAGCAAACCCCCAAGCCGCCAGCCGCAAAGACTCCGCCGAACCCTGACTCACCGCTAAACTGATAATGGCAATGAGACTGGCACTACTGATGCCACTCACGAACCCGGTACCAATTGCGATCGCCAGCATACCCCAAGACGACCGCAATAGAAAAACAATCAACTGCATTTAGACGTTACCCGCTATCATGTGCGGTTAAGAGGGTAGATTGCATCTTACCCCAAACTCTGTAGGGCCTTTAACTGCGTGAGGAATTGTCCTAATGACAGGTACCTTAACCCCCCCTAACCCAGTCACCACACCCCAAACCCGCTATACTCCCCGCAACCTGCGCCGCATTCTCTGTGTCTTCCCCAAATACAGCCGTTCTTTTGGCACGTTTCATCACGCCTATCCCCTGATGCGGAATGTTCGCGCCTTTATGCCTCCCCAAGGGTTGCTGATAGTCGCCGCCTACTTACCCCAACAATGGGATATCCGGTTTATTGATGAAAATGTGCGTTCGGCAACAAAAGCCGATTACCAATGGGCGGATATTGTGATTGTCAGCGGGATGCACATCCAACGTCCGCAAATTAATGAGATTAACGAACTCGCACACCAAGCCGGTAAAATAACTATCGTTGGCGGTCCTTCGGTTTCCGGTTGTCCAGAATATTACCCCGATTTTGACATTGTTCACATCGGCGAATTGGGCGATGCGACGGATGCAATGATTGAATATATCGATTGTCATACCGAACGCCCCTCCCAACAAGTTCGTTTTGAAACCCAAGAACGCTTACCCTTAACTGAATTTCCCACACCTGCCTATCACAAACTGGCGTTAGACCGCTATTTTCTGGCGAATATTCAATTTTCTAGCGGCTGTCCCTATCGTTGCGAATTTTGCGATATTCCCGAACTTTACGGGCAAAATCCCCGGATGAAAACGCCGCAACAAGTGCTTCAAGAACTCGATGCCATGCTAGAAGCGGGAAATCCAGGTGCAGTCTATTTTGTTGATGATAATTTTGTTGGAAATCGCCGCGCTGTCGCCGAACTTTTACCCCATTTAATCGATTGGCAAAAAAGCAATGGCTATCCGCTGCAATTTGCTTGCGAAGCGACATTAAATCTAGCGCAAAGTCCCAAGTTATTAGAAATGATGCGGGAAGCTTATTTCTGTACAGTCTTCTGTGGGATTGAAACGCCGGAACCGCAAGCTCTGAAAGCAATTTCTAAAGACCAAAACCTCAGTTTACCAATTTTAGATGCGGTTAAAACTCTCAATAAATACGGGATGGAGGTCGTTTCTGGAATTATTATCGGACTCGATACCGACACGCCAGAAACTGCCGATCATATCTTAGAATTTATCCGCTTGTCCAATATCCCAATGTTGACAATCAACCTACTTTATGCATTGCCAAGAACTCCCCTATGGCGGCGTTTGGAAACAGAAGGAAGGCTAATTTTAGATGAAAGCCGGGAATCCAATGTAGACTTTTTAATGCCTTACGAAGAGGTTGTGAAAATGTGGCAGCGCTGCATTACGGAAGCTTACGATCCAGACTTTTTATATCAGCGTTTTGCCTATCAGTGCGAGCATACCTATCCTAACCGCATTAAGGTTCCCAATAGTCCGGCGCGCGTCTCGAAGAAGAATATCCAAAAAGGTTTAACCATGTTAGGTAAAATCTTACTCAGGGTTGGCGTTTTTAGCAACTACCGCCAAACCTTCTGGCAAATGGCAAAACCAGCTTTAAAGAAAGGCAAAATTGAACAGGTGATTCACGTCGGTTTAGTCGCCCATCATTTAATTAAATTTACTCAAGAATGCGCCAGAGGTGAAGAGTCTGCTTCGTTCTATTCTCAAAAGTTACGCAGAAGTTAGGTAGACTGACATCTTGCACCGGTGCCAGAAACCGGGTTTCTCGACGAAAAATTAAGGGTTTCAGCTTGAGTAATTGGCAAGAAACCCGGTTTCTCAGACCTTACTCAGGATGGTGCAAGATCTGAAGTAGATTCACCTCTTGCATCAGTTGTATTACCCGCCGGGGACTTAACTCCCTGGCTGGATGTTGGGTTTCCTACGTCAACCCAACCTACTATAGTTCTTTAGCACTCAGCACTCAGCACTCAGCACTCAGCACTCAGCACTATTAAAAACGGAGAGGGTGGGATTTGAACCCACGGTACCTTTCGGTACACTCGATTTCAAGTCGAGCGCGATCGACCACTCTGCCACCTCTCCAAAAGGATAGCGATTTCTATCATATCGCATTCTTTAGGCGGGTTGTACGACTTGAGGGGAAAGTTGATAGAGATTTTCTTGGGAAACGATTTCGCCGTTTAGATTAGCCCAGATCAGAGAGGCTTGGGTAACTTGACCTTTTTCGAGGGTGACGAGGGAAAAGTTACGTTGTTCTTGGCTTTGGGTTGTGACGATCCGGGGAACGCGGGCGGCGTTGAGGTAAACTGTGCCTTCAGGACTGACGGCTAGAGATTTCCTCAGTTGGGTTTGGGTGTGGCGCAGGTGGTGGTGCATATGTCCAAAGGCGACGAGGGGAATGGTTTTGCCTAAACGACGGGTTTGGGCGATCGCCTCGGCAAAATCCGGGTCGCCAAAATCGCCTCCCAAGGGATTCCAATCCTTGCCGCAGGGGTCTTCAGCTTTGTCTCCTAGTCCGGTTGGGCCGCAATGACCTAAAAACAGAACCGTGTCGTACTTCGCCTGTTTAACGGCTGCTACAATCCGCTCTGTGGACTGTTGAAAATCCTCCACCCCAAAGCGATCGCGATAAAATGCCGCATTCTTCCAGTCCGGGCCGCCCCAACTAAACGGGCGACTGCCCACCACTGTTAAATTAAACTCAGGAAAATCCAGCTTGTTATAACCCACATGGGTTTCGCCCAGTAAATCGAGTTGTTGCTGCACCCGATCTTCCAAATTCCGGTCGTAGGGACATTGACGCTGACCCCAAGGCGAGGCCGTATACCAGCAATCATGATTGCCAGTAATAGCCGCTTTGGGAAGCTTGAGATCGGCGATCGCGCTGACAACCGGGATCGACTCATTACCAAAATCCCCAACAAACAAGACTAAATCAATCCCCAACGCCTTGAGAATCTCTCCATCCGTGGCATCCCATCGATCGTGGATATCGCCCACCACAGCAATTGCGATCGCTTTTCTACTCATTCAGCGCCTTCTTTCTATGCCTCTTTATCCAGGATAGACCTTCAACCGGGCTGAATGCTGGGAGGATTGCCGCATTAGTCTTGTTCTTCGGATCTCCCTTGAATTTCTTCTAAATCGCGAATTTGCCGTTCGAGGTTTTTCAGCATTTGATTCAAACCCGGTAACGCTTCCAACTGATTTCCCGATAAACTCGGATTGGCGCGAGTGCGATCGCGAATCTCATTGAGTTTTTGTTGCAACTGCTGCGCGATCGTCAGCGCATCGCGTCCCAAGTTTGCCAACTGCTGCTGCTGGTAGAACTTCAACGCCGCCCCTCGCAACACTTGCAGCGTCGCCTCCTCGCCATACTTCCCCGGCATCACCCGCAGGCGCAACAACAGGCGCGTTTGGTCGTGTCGGCGTTCGATCTCCACCTGTTTGGGTTGCTGAACCGTAATTAACGGTAAATGAGTCAGCAATTTTAACTCATTAATCACCCCTTGAAACAGAGTCGGCGGCAGTCCATCCAACACCGACTGCAACACCCCGTTCAAACTCCATAAAATGCGTCCCCAATCTTGATGGCGTTCAAAATATAACCGTCCAATTCCCCCAACCATCACCCGTCCGAGGAGTTCTCGCAGCAGTTCTTGAGGCGGTAGGGTGGCTAAAAACTCAACCGGACTCGATAGGTATTGGGCCTTGGCATCTAACGCGGGTAAAGCATTTTTAACCGGCGCTACAGGCGGGAGATCAGCCACAGGTGGCGGTGGGGGTTCCGGCACGAGATCTGACTCTACCACGGGTTCGGGGCGATCGCTCTCCGCAGAAACCGTATCAATCTCATCTGGACTGTCAACAATTAAAGTGGGTTGATTTTGCCGTTCTTCGAGTTTAGGTTTTTGCGGCTTCCAAGCTGGGGGTAAATGATTGGAAGCGCGAGATTGTTGCGATCCGGCTTGATTTAAATAAGCCGTCAGCATCGATTGATGCAACTCAGAGGTAATCGGACGCGGAACTAGGGAATAATTGAGATAAGCCAAAATGCGCCGCACATAATCGAGGGCCCCATGATCTTCGCGATCCACCATCCCCAAATTCAAGACGCTTCCTTCTAAAGAAAGCGGTAGCACTTGATGATAGAGACAGGCTTCAAAAGGTAAGACGCCATCAATGAGATGAAACATTTGCTCCCGATCCAGATGCACTGCATCCGAACGACCATCGGGAGTCAACGGGGAGGGTTGACGAGAGCCAGTTATCTTATGCATGGTGGGGTCATCTGATGAAGCCGGCATGGATTTAAGGGTGGGTTAGTTTTCTTTTTCAGAGGATTTCCCCCAATATCCGCCGATTTTAAGGGATGATAGGCATCACCATTGCTCGCCCAACGAGAAAAAAACTAGCCACTAATCATGGGTAAAGCAACGATCTCTTCCTATCTCGCACGACCAGTTGCACCCCGAAAAATTTGTCAACTGAACTTGACGCTATCGGCTTAGGAGGCACTTCGCAGCGCCTGAGCTGCTAAATAAAGCTTACTCCATTCTCCCATGACTTGATTGGTCTTCCAGTTCAACTCAGAGGCGATCGCTTCAATGCTTTGACCGGATTTCAAGGCTTCTAACAGTTGCTGCCGATCGGGGGTTAAGCTTTGCCAATACTGATTCCACTGGCTAGGCGTTAAACCCAGGTTATGCTCCTGTAAGGAGGTTTCTAACCAACTCGCCACCAGTTCGGGTTGGTGTTTGAGGGCAAAAATCCGCGTCGCATGATAGCTAATTTTCTCGCGCAGGCGATAGACCTGTTTAATCGGTACGTTCAGTTCTTGGGCGATCGCCTCTTGGGTGCGACCTTGCAAGTATAATTGCAGCCATTGGGCGGCCTGGTCGTCAAGCTGTTCTTTGAGGTAATCTTCAAACTGCTGTT from Desertifilum tharense IPPAS B-1220 includes:
- a CDS encoding saccharopine dehydrogenase family protein — translated: MHSVTILGAGKIGATIAKLLHYSGDYSVCVGDTNAEALDRLAATLPIKTVLLDVNDEAMLVKYLQGQQSVVSACPYWVNPGIARAALQAGISYFDVTEDLATTSAVRAIAQNATAKQVFVPQCGLAPGFISILAYHLCHGFEKLEEVKMRVGALPLYPSNMLMYNLTWSTEGLINQYCNPCDAIRNGRRVEVMPLEEIEYFSLDGVEYEAFNTSGGLGTLADTLEGKVRNLGYKTIRHKGHRYLMSFLIQELGLGDRREILKDILEQAIPTTQQDVVLIGATVSGWKNGQYVQVSDARKIYHGEFYGEHWGSIQITTAASLCAVLDLHVRGDLPEKGIIKQEQIPFEAFINNRFGQYYYSTR
- a CDS encoding cyclic peptide export ABC transporter → MQLIVFLLRSSWGMLAIAIGTGFVSGISSASLIAIISLAVSQGSAESLRLAAWGFAGIAFIALITSIISQMTLIRLAQQAIFQLRLTLCQQILGSELTHLEGLGIPRLMATLTDDVQAVTDAVRLVPFLCIDLATVAGCLAYINWLSFRVFVLVCLLTVVALGSCRWLLRRGKRLLAKAREQQDILFANFRTVTEGTKELKLHYWRRQAFLQEDLQPTAGRFRRYSVDGLTLFAVTSSWGKLIFFFAVGFVLFALPQFMQLPAETLSGYVLTFTYLMLPMERLVNQLPILSRASIALEKIQSLGLSLANSAEQVSVPTDIHYTWQALSLQGVTHRYRGESEDSHFTLGPVDLKLQPGELVFIVGGNGSGKSTLAKLITGLYIPEAGEIYLDGKRITSENREWYRQHFSAIFADFYLFDRFLGIDTLNLEAQAQAYLQQLRLDHKVRLEAGRLSTTALSQGQRKRLALLTAYLEDRPIYLFDEWAADQDPVFKELFYTELLSKLRDRGKAILVISHDDHYFHLADRIIKLDYGQVEYDKPQG
- a CDS encoding B12-binding domain-containing radical SAM protein — protein: MTGTLTPPNPVTTPQTRYTPRNLRRILCVFPKYSRSFGTFHHAYPLMRNVRAFMPPQGLLIVAAYLPQQWDIRFIDENVRSATKADYQWADIVIVSGMHIQRPQINEINELAHQAGKITIVGGPSVSGCPEYYPDFDIVHIGELGDATDAMIEYIDCHTERPSQQVRFETQERLPLTEFPTPAYHKLALDRYFLANIQFSSGCPYRCEFCDIPELYGQNPRMKTPQQVLQELDAMLEAGNPGAVYFVDDNFVGNRRAVAELLPHLIDWQKSNGYPLQFACEATLNLAQSPKLLEMMREAYFCTVFCGIETPEPQALKAISKDQNLSLPILDAVKTLNKYGMEVVSGIIIGLDTDTPETADHILEFIRLSNIPMLTINLLYALPRTPLWRRLETEGRLILDESRESNVDFLMPYEEVVKMWQRCITEAYDPDFLYQRFAYQCEHTYPNRIKVPNSPARVSKKNIQKGLTMLGKILLRVGVFSNYRQTFWQMAKPALKKGKIEQVIHVGLVAHHLIKFTQECARGEESASFYSQKLRRS
- a CDS encoding TIGR04168 family protein, giving the protein MSRKAIAIAVVGDIHDRWDATDGEILKALGIDLVLFVGDFGNESIPVVSAIADLKLPKAAITGNHDCWYTASPWGQRQCPYDRNLEDRVQQQLDLLGETHVGYNKLDFPEFNLTVVGSRPFSWGGPDWKNAAFYRDRFGVEDFQQSTERIVAAVKQAKYDTVLFLGHCGPTGLGDKAEDPCGKDWNPLGGDFGDPDFAEAIAQTRRLGKTIPLVAFGHMHHHLRHTQTQLRKSLAVSPEGTVYLNAARVPRIVTTQSQEQRNFSLVTLEKGQVTQASLIWANLNGEIVSQENLYQLSPQVVQPA